In Halobacteroides halobius DSM 5150, the genomic window CCTTTAGATGTTATTCAAAGGAGTAGCTTAATTAATGGAATAATTGCTATTTTAATTGGTTTAATTGTTGCTTATTTTGCTGCAAAAAAGATTTCTGATCCGCTAGTTCAAGCAGCCAATTTAGCAAATAAGTTTGCTAATAAAGATTTAACAGCTGATAAGATAGAAGTTAGTACTAATGATGAAATTGGTGATTTGGCTAATGCTTTAAATAGAATGCGCGATAATTTGCGTGGGATTGTGGGTAGTTTATTAGATGCTGTAGAGGATTTATCTGCTTATAGTGAGGAGTTATCAGCATCAGCTCAAGAAGGAAATGCTACAATAGAGACAACTAATCAATTGATTGATGGTGTATCAGCTAGTATTCAACAGATCTCTGCTAGCACAGAAGAAGTAACTGATTTTGCTCAAGAGTCTAATACCAAAACTGAAGAAGGTAGTAAGAATATTAACCAAACAATAGCTAGTATTAAAGAAATTAACCAAACTGTTGACCAAACAGAAGAGGTAATTAATGACTTAGACGATAATTCACAGGAAATAGGTCAAATTATTAATCTGATAACTAATATAGCAGAACAGACTAATTTATTAGCTTTAAATGCAGCTATTGAAGCTGCTAGGGCTGGAGAAGCGGGCCAAGGTTTTGCAGTAGTAGCAGATGAAATCCGTGAATTAGCTGAAGAGACTAATCAAGCAACAGAAAAGATAAGTCGATTGATTACTGATACTCAAAATAAATCAGAGGCTAGTTTAGAAGCAATAAACCAAGTGGCTAGCATAAGTAAGGATAGTCAAACAATTGCAGAAGAAACAGGTCAGGTATTTGACCAAATTGCTCAAGCAAGTACAGAAACTACAGTTCAGATTAAACAGACTGCTAGTGCAACAGAAGATGTAGCTAAAAAGAGTGATGAGATTATGGATGCTGCAGATGATATTAGTAATATCTCTGATGAGATTACTAATTCATCACAAGAATTAGCAACTATGGCTCAAGATTTACGACAATTAATTGATGATTTTGAAGTTTAATTTTAAGTGAGAGGGCTTAAGCCCTCTCACTTATTTATTATAGCCGATAGCGTAAAAAAAGTATAGGTGAATTTATCCAAAAAATTAGAAAAGAGCCACTCCTTTTGATAAGGTATTGTTAACCACAACAAAACCAAAGAAAGGAGATGGCTCTTATGGACAATATTATACAACAATTTGAGGAAAATATCAGCATTGAATTAGAAAAAATATTAAAAGAGGTGCTATTAGATTCAGGAAGGGATATATCAGAAGTAATAAATTTAATCAAAAGTAATCTTGATGAGTTAGGTAGAAAGCTTTCTAAATGGGTTATAGAAATAGTAGATGAAACAATAAAGGAAAGTACTAAAAGAAAAAAAGAATGGAAGATAGTAAAAAAGAAACAAAGAAAATTAATGACTAAGTTTGGGGAAGTGAAGTATAAAAGAAGATATTATCGTTCTAAAAGCAGTGATAAGTATAAATATTTAGCAGAAGAAAGATTAGGAATAAAGAAATATCAAAGGATGGATAGTTCGTTAGAAGCTGAATTAGTAGATTTAGCATCGGAAAATGCTTATAATAAGGTAGGTAAAGAGGCAGTAGACGATTTAGAAATAAGTGACCAAACAGTGATGAATAAGGTAAGAAAGCTAGGGCAAATAGAAAACAATGAATTAAATGAAGTAACAGAAAAACGGGAAGTAAACTGTTTGTATATAGAAGCAGATGAAGATCATGTAGCTTTACAAAATGGGAAGAAATCAATGCCTAGATTAGTTTATATTCATGAAGGAATAAGTGAAGTTGGAGATAAGAGAGAATTAAAGAATAAATACTATTTTTCTGGAGTATATAAAGATTCAGAAGAGCTGTGGTTAGAAGTACTGGATTATATAGATGAAAATTATAAGTTAGAGAAAGTGGAAAAGATCTTTTTACTAGGGGATGGAGCACCATGGATTAAAAGCGGCTTAAAGTGGCTTCCTAAGTCTAAATACATATTAGATAGATATCATTTAATTAAGTATTTTAGGAGAGCTAGTAGATATGGAAGAAAAGAAGTTAAAGAAAAACTGTGGAGTGGATTAGAAGAACCAGACCAAGAGTTAGTTAAAGAAGCTTTTAGTGAATTGATATCTAATGAAGAAAATGAGAAAAGAAAGAGTTTAATTAGAAAATCACGTCATTATATTTACAATAATTGGGATGGAATAGTGAATTATACCCAGGATAAAGATGCAATTGGTTGTAGTGCTGAGGGACATATAAGCCATATATTGGCAGATAGATTAAGTTCAAGACCAATGGCTTGGTCAAAGACTGGTGTTGATCAAATGTCTAGATTACAAGCATTTAAGTTTAATGGTGGAAATAAAGAAAAACTGAAAGAATTGTTTTTGAGAAAGGAAGAAAAAATAAAAAAAGAAGAAACTTTAACAGAGATTGAATCTAAAACGATAAATAGTAAGTTAAAAAAGAAGTTTGCTCAATCTAAGAAGAATATACCTAGCATAAATATAGGAAGAAGAACAGGTTTAACTAGAGCTTTAAAGGCAATTGTTTGATTGGGAAAATAATTTTTAACTATTAACCTATAAAAAATTGATGCTATCATTATAGCCTTTTTTGTTGACAAATTAAAGTGATTATTTTATAATTTTATTAGCACTCGGTGTTGGTGAGTGCTAATAATTTAAAGCTACATAATATATTTTATAAATGATAAATGGAGGTGTTATGAGGTAATGAAGATGGATAACTTTACTAGAAAAGCTCAAGAAGGTTTAACGGAAGCACAGTATTTAGCTGATGATAATGGACAACAAGAAGTTTATCCTGCTCATTTATTAATGGCTTTACTAGAGAATGAAGGGATAGTTGGCCCTATTTTAGAAAAAAATAATTTAGATATGGTAGAATTAAAAGATGATTTACGAGAAAGTATTAATAGGTTACCTAAAGTTTATGGAGATGATAATGAATTATATTCTTCTCGAGCTTTAGGACAGGTATTACGCCAAGCTCGTAAAGAAGCTAAAGAGTTGACTGATAAATATATATCGACTGAACATTTATTATTAGCTATTTTAGCTACAGATAATAAAACAAGTAAGCTACTGCAAAATAAAGGAGTTAATAAAGCGAAGCTAAAAAAAGCAATAGAGGAGATTAGAGGGGATGAAAAAGTGACTAGTCAGCATGCTGAAAGTCAGTATCAAGCACTAGAGAACTATACTATGGATTTAACTAAGCAAGCTAAAGAGGGTAAGTTAGATCCAGTTATAGGTCGAGATGAAAAGATTAGACGTTTAATGCAGGTTTTATCAAGAAGAAAGAAGAATAATCCAGTCTTAATTGGTGAACCTGGAGTAGGAAAAACAGCAATTGTAGAGGGCTTGGCCCAGCGGATTATTAATGGTGATGTTCCAGAGGCATTACGGGATAAAAAAGTTATTTCTTTAGATATGGGTTTTTTAGTAGCTGGAACTAAATACAGAGGAGAATTTGAAGATCGTTTAAAATCGGTACTTAAAGAAATAAAGAAAGCTAAAGGCCAGATAATTTTATTCATTGATGAGATGCATACTCTAGTAGGAGCTGGTGCAACACAAGGTGCTATGGATGCAGCCAATTTATTAAAACCAGCTTTAGCTAGAGGAGAGTTACATTGTGTTGGAGCGACTACTTTAGAAGAATATAAACAACATATTGAAGAAGATGCTGCTTTAGAAAGAAGGTTCCAACCTGTATTAGTTGATGAACCAACTATTAAAGATACAGTTTCTATTTTACGGGGTCTAAAAGAAAGATATGAAATTCACCATGGAGTTAAAATCCAAGATAATGCTTTAGTAGCTGCTGCTAAATTATCAGATAGGTATTTAACAGAACGTTTTTTACCTGATAAAGCAATTGATTTAATTGATGAAGCAGCTTCAAAACTAAAAATAGAGATTGATTCAATGCCTATTGAGTTAGATGAATTAAACAGAAGATTACGGAGATTAGAGATTGAAAAGGAAGCTCTTAAAAAAGAAGATAATGAAGCAGCTAAGGAGCAGTTGCAAGAGATAGAAGCGAAAATAGCTGATTTAAAAGAAGAGATCAAACCACTAAAGGAGCAGTGGGAGAAAGAAAAGGGAACTATTCAGCAGATACAGCAATTAAAAGAAGAGATTGAAGAGACTAAAATTGCTGCTGAACAAGCTGAACGGGAAGCAGATTATGAAAGAGCAGCTAGATTAAAACATGGTAAATTACATGAATTACGTAAGAAGCTAGAAGAAGCAAATCAACAAGCTGAGGATTCTAAACCAGAACGTGATTTATTACGAGAAGAGGTTAAAGAAGAAGATATTGCAGAAGTAGTTGCTTCATGGACAGATATTCCGGTAACTAAAGTAATGGAAGGAGAGAAGGAAAAATTAGTTAATCTAGAAGATGAATTGGCTAAGCGAGTTGTGGGCCAAGCTAATGCAATCAAAGCAGTTAGTAATGCTATTCGGCGTTCTAGAACCGGATTACAAGATAAAGATCGTCCTCTAGGTTCTTTCCTTTTTATGGGGCCAACTGGTGTAGGAAAGACAGAATTAGCTAAAACACTTGCAGCTACTTTATTTGATAATCAATCTGCTTTAGTTAGATTAGATATGTCTGAATATATGGAACGTCATGCAGTAGCTAAATTAATTGGTTCACCTCCTGGTTATGTTGGATTTGAGGATGGTGGTCAATTAACTGAACAGATTAGACGTAAGCCTTACTCAGTTATTTTATTGGATGAAATTGAAAAAGCTCATCCTGATGTATTTAATATTTTATTACAGATTTTAGATGATGGTCTTTTAACTGATAGTCAGGGTAAGGAAGTTGATTTTAGAAATACAGTGATTATTATGACTTCTAATCTGGGGTCTCAATATATTCAGGATATTAGTAATGAAGAAGAGATGAGAGAAAGGGTATTAGAAGAAGTAAAGAATCACTTTAGACCAGAGTTTATTAATCGGATTGATGAACAGATTATCTTCCATTCTTTATCTAAATCAGATTTAAATCAAATTATTGAACTTAGATTAGCAGAGTTAGAGAAGAAGCTAGCAGAAAAAGATTTAGAGATTGAATTAACTAAACAAGCTAAAGCTGAGATTAGAGAGTTAGGTTATGATCCAACTTATGGTGCTCGGCCTTTACAACGAGTAATTCAAAAGTATATTAAAGATGAGTTAGCTATTGAACTACTAGAAGAAAGAATTGGAGAGGGAGATAAGATAATAGTAGATTATAAAGATGGTCAGTTTAGATTTAAAACACAATAAAATTAGGGATTATTATCTAAAGTCGGGGTCTTAACCTCGACTTTTTTACTATTTAGTGGATATTTTATAAAGAAATAAAGAATAATAGAAATAAATAATCTTGTAGGGGGGGAATAACAATGCAATTAACAACTAAAGAAAAAGATAAGATTTTAGATAATTTATCTGCTGAAGAAATTTGTATTCAAAAGTATGAAACATATGCTAATCATACTTCTGACCCGGAGATTAAAAATTTATTTAAGAGTCTAGCCCAACAAGAGAAACAACATGCTAAAACACTAACTAATATGTTAAATGGTAACTTTCAAGGGGCACAACAACAGGGCCAAGGTCAACAAACTCAACAACAGCCACCAAAGCAAGAGGTTGTTATGAGTAATAATAAAAATACAATGGAAGTAGCTAATATGGCCCTGCAAACAACAAATGCTACTGACTACAGTAAATTCAGTGACCGACAATTATTACAGGATGCTTTATTATCTGAAAAACATGTATCAAGCGCTTATGATAGTTCTGTTTTAGAATCTGCTAACCGTCAGATAATGCAGACTTTAGAACATATTCAAAAAGAAGAGCATGAACATGGACAACAACTATTTGAGATGATGAATAAAAAAGGATGGTATACAGTAAATCCTGCTAAGTAAGCTATTCTTCCGGGCTAATGTTAGATTGGCCCGGAACTTTATAAAGACATTTGTGTACTAAGAACAAAAATAAATAAAAAAATTAGTTTGTGATACTAATTACAAAGTTCAATAAAAAGTATATTATACTAATGTAAGATATTAAATATAATCTGCTTTGTGAAAAATATTTCAATTCTTTTAGCAGATACTACAATCTTATGTGAGTAATTTAAAGCAAATAAAAATTAGGAGGGAAAATATGTTTAACAAAAAAGGAGCTATATTATCATTAACGTTAGTTTTAGTATTTTCTATTTCATTAGTGGCAGGTGCTTTTTGGGGTTTTGGTGATGATGAACCAACAGGAAATTATATTCCGATTGATGAGAGAGGATATGCTAATCCGGATGCACTAATTAGTGCTAAAAGATTAAAAGAAATTAAAGATAGGGAAGATGTTGTTGTGGTAGATTTTAGGCATGAGGCTAAGTATTTTACCGGACATATCCCAGGAGCTGTACAAGTTTATAGAAGTGATGAAGAGAATCCAAATGCTAAATATGGAGGAATGAGAGCTACTCCTGAGCAAATGGAAAAAATGTTAGAAAGTAAAGGAATTAGTAATGGAGATTTAATAGTTATTTATGATGATCGAGCTGATTATGATGCTGCAAGAATGTGGTGGATTTTAAAGATGTATGGTTATGATAAAGTGAAGTTACTAGATGGTGGTATTGTTCGTTGGAAAGCATTAGATTATGAAACAAATCTATTAGGTGCTGATGTTAAAAAAGGTAATTTTGAATTTGATCAAGCTGAAATTAATAGAGAAAAATGGTTAGCTACTTTAGAAGATGTTAAGCAGGCCATTGATTCTCCTAATACAGTTATTTTAGATACACGTACTTGGGCTGAACATACAGGAGAAAAGACATATACTGACCGCCGAGGACATATTCCAACTTCTGTGTGGATTGAATGGAAAGAAGCTGTAAATGGTGGGAAGTCTAACGGGCCAAGAACTTTTAAGACAGCTAAGGAATTAAGAAAAATTTATCAAGCCAAGGGAGTAACAAAGGATAAGACGATTATTCCTTATTGTCAGTCAGCGGTTAGATCTTCTCATACTACTTTTGTTTTAACTCAGTTACTAGGTTATGATCATGTTAAAAACTTTGATGGCTCTTGGATTATGTGGAGCGCCCATAAAGAATTACCTGTAGAAAAAGGAGAATAAAGTTAATATATTGAAGTATGAAAAGGGGGATGTTAACATCCCTCTTTTTATTATTGCAGGTGATTTTATTATAGGGGGGGATTAGAAGTGGTTGATAATCTTGTAGAAAAGAAATCAAAAATTAGTATTATTGGAGCAGGGGAAGTAGGGACTAATTTATTAAAAATATTTTTGAAGATGGATTCT contains:
- a CDS encoding methyl-accepting chemotaxis protein → MKLLNSIKNKMMLIVGSLILVLIVGSSVVTYNQSQNILEQTIFDAAANSAKQNAEIIEQRLMSIKGKIKILANTEQIKSMNWSQQKEFFMKIKQGQEYIKNIFVADTTGDYKITSGKNGNISDRDYFQRAMKTGETVVSNAVISKATGKPIIVIGSPIMRNNQTIGLLASTVSLNHLQSLVKGMKINNYGYGWIIDSKLRTIAHPDKKYLGNKKIFAGNQELKETALKMVKKESGVAHYKLDGVKKELAFARVGLTDWSVAMTAKTNDVLAPLDVIQRSSLINGIIAILIGLIVAYFAAKKISDPLVQAANLANKFANKDLTADKIEVSTNDEIGDLANALNRMRDNLRGIVGSLLDAVEDLSAYSEELSASAQEGNATIETTNQLIDGVSASIQQISASTEEVTDFAQESNTKTEEGSKNINQTIASIKEINQTVDQTEEVINDLDDNSQEIGQIINLITNIAEQTNLLALNAAIEAARAGEAGQGFAVVADEIRELAEETNQATEKISRLITDTQNKSEASLEAINQVASISKDSQTIAEETGQVFDQIAQASTETTVQIKQTASATEDVAKKSDEIMDAADDISNISDEITNSSQELATMAQDLRQLIDDFEV
- a CDS encoding ISLre2 family transposase: MDNIIQQFEENISIELEKILKEVLLDSGRDISEVINLIKSNLDELGRKLSKWVIEIVDETIKESTKRKKEWKIVKKKQRKLMTKFGEVKYKRRYYRSKSSDKYKYLAEERLGIKKYQRMDSSLEAELVDLASENAYNKVGKEAVDDLEISDQTVMNKVRKLGQIENNELNEVTEKREVNCLYIEADEDHVALQNGKKSMPRLVYIHEGISEVGDKRELKNKYYFSGVYKDSEELWLEVLDYIDENYKLEKVEKIFLLGDGAPWIKSGLKWLPKSKYILDRYHLIKYFRRASRYGRKEVKEKLWSGLEEPDQELVKEAFSELISNEENEKRKSLIRKSRHYIYNNWDGIVNYTQDKDAIGCSAEGHISHILADRLSSRPMAWSKTGVDQMSRLQAFKFNGGNKEKLKELFLRKEEKIKKEETLTEIESKTINSKLKKKFAQSKKNIPSINIGRRTGLTRALKAIV
- the clpB gene encoding ATP-dependent chaperone ClpB, producing the protein MKMDNFTRKAQEGLTEAQYLADDNGQQEVYPAHLLMALLENEGIVGPILEKNNLDMVELKDDLRESINRLPKVYGDDNELYSSRALGQVLRQARKEAKELTDKYISTEHLLLAILATDNKTSKLLQNKGVNKAKLKKAIEEIRGDEKVTSQHAESQYQALENYTMDLTKQAKEGKLDPVIGRDEKIRRLMQVLSRRKKNNPVLIGEPGVGKTAIVEGLAQRIINGDVPEALRDKKVISLDMGFLVAGTKYRGEFEDRLKSVLKEIKKAKGQIILFIDEMHTLVGAGATQGAMDAANLLKPALARGELHCVGATTLEEYKQHIEEDAALERRFQPVLVDEPTIKDTVSILRGLKERYEIHHGVKIQDNALVAAAKLSDRYLTERFLPDKAIDLIDEAASKLKIEIDSMPIELDELNRRLRRLEIEKEALKKEDNEAAKEQLQEIEAKIADLKEEIKPLKEQWEKEKGTIQQIQQLKEEIEETKIAAEQAEREADYERAARLKHGKLHELRKKLEEANQQAEDSKPERDLLREEVKEEDIAEVVASWTDIPVTKVMEGEKEKLVNLEDELAKRVVGQANAIKAVSNAIRRSRTGLQDKDRPLGSFLFMGPTGVGKTELAKTLAATLFDNQSALVRLDMSEYMERHAVAKLIGSPPGYVGFEDGGQLTEQIRRKPYSVILLDEIEKAHPDVFNILLQILDDGLLTDSQGKEVDFRNTVIIMTSNLGSQYIQDISNEEEMRERVLEEVKNHFRPEFINRIDEQIIFHSLSKSDLNQIIELRLAELEKKLAEKDLEIELTKQAKAEIRELGYDPTYGARPLQRVIQKYIKDELAIELLEERIGEGDKIIVDYKDGQFRFKTQ
- a CDS encoding spore coat protein, whose translation is MQLTTKEKDKILDNLSAEEICIQKYETYANHTSDPEIKNLFKSLAQQEKQHAKTLTNMLNGNFQGAQQQGQGQQTQQQPPKQEVVMSNNKNTMEVANMALQTTNATDYSKFSDRQLLQDALLSEKHVSSAYDSSVLESANRQIMQTLEHIQKEEHEHGQQLFEMMNKKGWYTVNPAK
- a CDS encoding sulfurtransferase — encoded protein: MFNKKGAILSLTLVLVFSISLVAGAFWGFGDDEPTGNYIPIDERGYANPDALISAKRLKEIKDREDVVVVDFRHEAKYFTGHIPGAVQVYRSDEENPNAKYGGMRATPEQMEKMLESKGISNGDLIVIYDDRADYDAARMWWILKMYGYDKVKLLDGGIVRWKALDYETNLLGADVKKGNFEFDQAEINREKWLATLEDVKQAIDSPNTVILDTRTWAEHTGEKTYTDRRGHIPTSVWIEWKEAVNGGKSNGPRTFKTAKELRKIYQAKGVTKDKTIIPYCQSAVRSSHTTFVLTQLLGYDHVKNFDGSWIMWSAHKELPVEKGE